In Streptomyces nojiriensis, one genomic interval encodes:
- a CDS encoding glycosyltransferase family 87 protein — protein MTKVHEDSPVLPTQQDEVAAAGSELIGGPLGRYARLGGHWLGPVRVVALIAIGMFALGMVQKLPCYDWAWFRGAGSQYTHACYSDIPHLYAVRGFADNLTPYFDRLPGDMEYLEYPVLTGLFMEIASWLTPGSGSMQHREQMYWMVNAGMLMACAAVIAVCVARTHRRRPWDALLFALAPAFALTATINWDLLAIALTAAGMLMWSRGRTVLFGILIGLATAAKLYPVLLLGALFVLCWRAGKWRAFGAAALGAAGAWLVVNLPVMLFAWDGWKKFYTFSQERPIDYGSVWLLISQRSGNSLEGANTYATGLTLLLCGAVGLLTLTAPRRPRFAQLVFLVVAAFILCNKVYSPQYVLWLIPLAALARPRWRDFLIWQAGEVVYFLGIWFYLAYTSSGDKHQGLPVEGYQLAITAHLLTTLYLCAVIVRDILMPERDVVRRDGSDDPSGGVLDGAEDVFVLSDAARAPQYATPSDGQRVAWGASAQD, from the coding sequence ATGACCAAGGTGCACGAGGACAGCCCCGTACTGCCGACGCAGCAGGACGAGGTCGCCGCAGCCGGCAGTGAGCTCATCGGCGGCCCGCTCGGCCGCTACGCCCGGCTCGGCGGGCACTGGCTGGGGCCGGTCCGGGTCGTGGCGCTCATCGCCATCGGCATGTTCGCGCTCGGCATGGTCCAGAAGCTGCCCTGCTACGACTGGGCGTGGTTCCGGGGTGCGGGCTCGCAGTACACCCACGCCTGCTACTCCGACATCCCGCACCTGTACGCGGTACGCGGCTTCGCCGACAACCTGACGCCCTACTTCGACCGGCTCCCCGGCGACATGGAGTACCTGGAGTACCCGGTGCTCACCGGGCTCTTCATGGAGATCGCCTCCTGGCTGACCCCCGGCAGCGGCTCCATGCAGCACCGCGAACAGATGTACTGGATGGTCAACGCGGGCATGCTGATGGCCTGCGCGGCCGTCATCGCCGTGTGCGTCGCCCGCACCCACCGCCGCCGCCCCTGGGACGCCCTGCTCTTCGCCCTGGCGCCCGCCTTCGCCCTGACGGCGACGATCAACTGGGACCTGCTGGCCATCGCCCTGACCGCCGCCGGGATGCTCATGTGGTCCCGCGGCCGGACGGTCCTCTTCGGCATCCTCATCGGCCTGGCCACCGCGGCCAAGCTCTACCCCGTACTGCTGCTCGGGGCGCTGTTCGTGCTCTGCTGGCGGGCCGGGAAGTGGCGCGCCTTCGGCGCCGCCGCACTCGGCGCGGCCGGAGCCTGGCTCGTGGTCAACCTGCCGGTCATGCTCTTCGCATGGGACGGCTGGAAGAAGTTCTACACCTTCAGCCAGGAGCGGCCCATCGACTACGGCTCGGTGTGGCTGCTGATCTCCCAGCGCTCGGGCAACTCGCTGGAAGGCGCCAACACGTACGCGACCGGGCTGACGCTCCTGCTGTGCGGGGCCGTCGGCCTGCTCACCCTGACCGCCCCGCGCCGGCCCCGCTTCGCCCAGCTGGTCTTCCTCGTCGTCGCCGCCTTCATCCTGTGCAACAAGGTCTACTCGCCGCAGTACGTGCTCTGGCTCATCCCGCTCGCCGCACTGGCCCGGCCGCGCTGGCGGGACTTCCTGATCTGGCAGGCCGGCGAGGTCGTGTACTTCCTCGGGATCTGGTTCTACCTCGCCTACACCTCCAGCGGTGACAAGCACCAGGGCCTGCCCGTGGAGGGCTACCAGCTGGCGATCACCGCCCACCTGCTGACCACGCTGTACCTGTGCGCGGTCATCGTCCGGGACATTCTTATGCCCGAGCGGGACGTCGTACGCCGGGACGGCTCGGACGACCCCTCCGGTGGCGTCCTGGACGGCGCGGAGGACGTGTTCGTGCTGTCGGACGCGGCGAGGGCGCCGCAGTACGCGACGCCCTCGGACGGACAGCGGGTCGCCTGGGGCGCGAGCGCCCAGGACTGA
- a CDS encoding alanine racemase, translating into MALTLYVDTARWRAHQKQIQDQFPGLIPVCKGNGYGFGHERLCEEATRMGADILAVGTTYEASSIKDWFGGDLLVLTPFRRGEDPVPLPDRVIRSVASLDGVRGLVGARVVIECMSSMRRHGISEQDLGQLHAAIEDVRLEGFALHLPLDRPDGSDAVEEVIGWMDRLRAARLPLHTMFVSHLRAAELARLQQQFPQTRFRARIGTRLWLGDHEATEYRGAVLDVTRVAKGDRFGYRQQKAASDGWLVVVAGGTSHGVGLEAPKALHGVMPRAKGVARAGLATVNRNLSPFVWAGKQRWFAEPPHMQVSILFVPADAPEPKVGDELVAHLRHTTTQFDRVLDA; encoded by the coding sequence ATGGCGCTCACGCTCTACGTCGACACCGCGCGCTGGCGTGCGCACCAGAAGCAGATCCAGGACCAGTTCCCCGGGCTGATCCCGGTCTGCAAGGGCAACGGCTACGGCTTCGGCCACGAGCGGCTCTGCGAGGAGGCGACCCGCATGGGCGCCGACATCCTGGCCGTGGGAACGACGTACGAGGCCTCCAGCATCAAGGACTGGTTCGGCGGCGACCTGCTCGTCCTCACCCCGTTCCGGCGGGGCGAGGACCCGGTGCCGCTGCCCGACCGGGTCATCCGTTCGGTCGCGTCGCTGGACGGGGTGCGCGGCCTGGTGGGGGCCAGGGTGGTCATCGAGTGCATGAGCTCGATGCGCCGTCACGGCATCTCCGAGCAGGACCTCGGCCAGCTGCACGCCGCCATCGAGGACGTCCGGCTGGAGGGCTTCGCCCTGCACCTGCCCCTGGACCGCCCGGACGGCTCGGACGCGGTCGAGGAGGTCATCGGCTGGATGGACCGGCTGCGCGCGGCCCGGCTGCCGCTGCACACCATGTTCGTCAGCCACCTGCGGGCCGCGGAGCTCGCACGGCTGCAGCAGCAGTTCCCGCAGACCCGCTTCCGGGCCCGGATCGGCACCCGGCTGTGGCTGGGCGACCACGAGGCCACCGAGTACCGCGGCGCGGTCCTCGACGTCACGCGCGTGGCCAAGGGCGACCGGTTCGGCTACCGGCAGCAGAAGGCGGCCTCCGACGGCTGGCTGGTCGTGGTCGCCGGCGGCACCTCGCACGGGGTGGGACTGGAGGCCCCCAAGGCGCTCCACGGTGTGATGCCGCGCGCCAAGGGCGTCGCACGGGCGGGTCTGGCCACGGTCAACCGGAACCTTTCGCCTTTCGTGTGGGCGGGCAAGCAGCGCTGGTTCGCGGAGCCGCCGCACATGCAGGTGTCGATCCTGTTCGTGCCCGCGGACGCGCCCGAGCCGAAGGTCGGCGACGAGCTGGTGGCGCACCTGCGCCACACCACCACGCAGTTCGACCGGGTGCTCGACGCCTGA